Proteins encoded together in one Marinithermus hydrothermalis DSM 14884 window:
- the murJ gene encoding murein biosynthesis integral membrane protein MurJ — MTRLVRNTLVIMSGTLASRVLGLVRQAVFNNLFADPLKDAFNVAYRVPNLFREVVAEGAVTNALVPILKSLPPHEARTFAQRFGAALLGVNLLLLGLGWVGAPWIADLLVAEGSALDLELVTYLIRLVMPFLTAISMSAFFAALLHADERFFAPSFAPIAFNVGATLLMLAWPGSPLALGLAFTVGGALQALVQWPYLRGYRFAFRWHPGIARAARLMGPFVFTTSVRQLLTVVLTVILTGFPQAAVTGFYNAEMIYLMGLGLLAVSPATALYPRLAAAAAAGNAEIFRSLLERGLVRMSVLLGVATGLLAGLAPWVIHTLYAWTPRFSPENARFSTEALAALALALVPWGLYTLLVRAHYAREEVAAAVRVSVTIFLLNTLGYYLLAPRGMYALNLATVAAGGVGLVWLSGRLARLGVLNARSLGFVLARVGAAAVVAGTLAYQTARALGPAGSALESLPPLAAGGAVGLGAYLLLARLLGLPVSLRR, encoded by the coding sequence ATGACGCGTTTGGTGCGGAACACCCTGGTGATCATGTCCGGTACCCTGGCGAGCCGGGTGCTGGGGCTGGTGCGCCAGGCGGTGTTCAACAACCTGTTCGCAGACCCCCTCAAGGACGCCTTTAACGTCGCGTACCGCGTCCCTAACCTGTTCCGCGAGGTGGTAGCGGAGGGGGCGGTGACCAACGCCCTGGTCCCCATTCTGAAAAGCCTCCCGCCGCACGAAGCCCGGACCTTCGCGCAGCGCTTCGGCGCGGCCCTTCTGGGCGTGAACCTCCTCCTGCTGGGCTTGGGTTGGGTGGGCGCCCCGTGGATCGCGGATTTGCTCGTGGCGGAGGGCAGCGCTTTGGATCTCGAGCTCGTCACCTACTTGATCCGCCTCGTGATGCCGTTCTTGACCGCGATCTCGATGAGCGCGTTCTTCGCCGCGTTGCTCCACGCGGACGAGCGCTTCTTCGCGCCGAGCTTCGCGCCGATCGCGTTTAACGTGGGCGCGACCCTCCTCATGCTGGCCTGGCCGGGTAGCCCGCTCGCGCTGGGACTGGCCTTTACCGTTGGGGGGGCGCTGCAGGCGCTGGTGCAGTGGCCGTATTTGCGCGGATACCGGTTCGCTTTCCGTTGGCACCCTGGGATCGCGCGGGCGGCGCGGCTGATGGGGCCGTTCGTCTTTACCACCTCCGTGCGCCAGCTCCTCACCGTGGTCCTCACGGTGATCCTGACCGGGTTCCCGCAGGCCGCTGTGACGGGTTTTTATAACGCGGAGATGATCTATCTAATGGGGCTGGGCTTGCTCGCGGTCTCCCCAGCGACCGCGCTGTACCCGCGCCTGGCCGCAGCCGCGGCCGCCGGAAACGCAGAGATCTTCCGCAGCTTGCTGGAGCGGGGGCTGGTGCGGATGAGCGTCCTGCTTGGCGTGGCAACCGGCCTCCTCGCGGGGCTTGCGCCCTGGGTCATCCACACCCTCTACGCCTGGACCCCCCGGTTTTCGCCGGAGAACGCGCGTTTTTCCACTGAGGCCCTCGCTGCGCTGGCCCTCGCGCTCGTGCCCTGGGGGCTGTACACGCTTTTGGTGCGGGCGCACTACGCGCGCGAGGAGGTCGCGGCCGCGGTGCGGGTCAGCGTCACGATCTTCCTGCTGAACACGCTGGGGTACTACCTCCTCGCGCCGCGCGGCATGTACGCCTTGAACCTCGCCACGGTCGCGGCAGGCGGGGTCGGGCTGGTTTGGCTCAGCGGGCGGCTCGCCCGCCTGGGCGTGCTCAACGCGCGTTCCTTAGGGTTCGTGCTCGCGCGCGTGGGGGCGGCGGCCGTCGTGGCAGGTACCCTCGCCTACCAGACCGCCCGGGCCCTAGGGCCCGCGGGCAGCGCCCTGGAGAGCTTGCCCCCCCTGGCCGCGGGTGGGGCGGTGGGGTTGGGCGCGTACCTTCTCCTGGCCCGCCTCCTTGGGCTGCCCGTCTCCTTACGGCGCTAG
- a CDS encoding AAA family ATPase translates to MRPLRLVVAGFGAYREPQEIPFDDVELFAITGPTGSGKSTLLDAICFALYGKTPRAGGRGFRELKHPGVDAARVSLEFSVGSQVYRVVRTLGTRENQHRLEALEDGRWRTLPESDRVRTLNQKLEAILGLDYDAFIRAILLPQGEFDLFLKGDASERRELLSALYGLEGVAAMRERAMAHLKEAEGALERVEGALGGLEATDEAALEALREEIAHLEREEAEANRRLEAAQQALKEVEARYARHVEHEKLRRRHAAWKAEAARIERIRERLAQAERAERIWPHLEALERAQQAVHQAARELAETERRLKAARTQRDRLLEAYDPAALERVKLRQAELEHLRAQEERLLRYGGGLDRTHSAPLPFDEARVEALREAQARFRDLQQLKKNLGRAQARLEEERRQLNAREAEHARLAEELAALEREGKALRAQHETARARLEEARQRAGVLAYRALLRPGEPCPLCGQTVHRVPEGGAPDLDALERAEREAKERLEALREAYLTCRARRDALQEGLPAERNRVEELAREVEEWQGQVRAVEAELGVWPGPEAVAEELERRLAGLAAALREATDGRGVAAYARALQAQRARLEAQAQRLEALARELQALEERHGRLEEARRERERTAAQLEASVEALLREGGFAHPEEVRAARLADEERQAWLERVQAHEQEGVYLEGRLRDLEQTLETDDPVTEEAVRAQRQAVEALQAQLRALGQKLGERRAVKERMEQDLERKRALLAERARLVSAVDVWQRLAQDLKGGNFPDYLLNRYQVGLVQRASELLKTLSSGRYRFRLHEGEYYVEDLWTEAVRSARTLSGGETFLASLSLALALSEHLSRGRLGALFLDEGFGTLDQETLELAAGVLETLPTQGRLVGVVTHVIALAERFPARLVVEKHPAGSRVRWEA, encoded by the coding sequence ATGCGCCCGTTGCGGTTGGTTGTGGCGGGGTTCGGGGCGTACCGCGAACCCCAGGAGATCCCATTTGACGACGTGGAGCTCTTCGCGATCACCGGACCGACCGGGTCGGGGAAGAGCACCTTGCTGGACGCGATCTGCTTCGCCCTCTACGGGAAAACCCCCCGCGCGGGCGGGCGGGGGTTTCGCGAACTGAAGCACCCCGGGGTGGACGCGGCCCGCGTGAGCCTCGAGTTCAGCGTGGGGTCGCAGGTGTACCGGGTGGTGCGGACTCTGGGCACCCGGGAGAACCAGCACCGGCTCGAGGCTCTCGAGGACGGCCGCTGGCGCACCCTGCCCGAGTCCGACCGGGTGCGCACGCTCAACCAGAAGCTCGAGGCGATCCTCGGCCTGGACTACGACGCGTTTATCCGGGCGATCCTGTTGCCGCAAGGCGAGTTCGACCTGTTCCTAAAGGGCGACGCGAGCGAACGCCGCGAGCTCCTCTCGGCCCTGTACGGCCTCGAGGGCGTGGCCGCGATGCGCGAGCGCGCCATGGCTCACCTCAAGGAGGCAGAAGGTGCGCTGGAGCGGGTGGAGGGGGCGCTAGGCGGCCTAGAGGCAACCGATGAGGCCGCGCTAGAGGCCCTGCGTGAGGAGATCGCGCACCTGGAGCGCGAAGAGGCTGAGGCCAACCGGCGCCTCGAGGCCGCTCAACAGGCCTTAAAAGAGGTGGAGGCCCGCTACGCGCGCCACGTGGAGCACGAGAAGCTGCGGCGGCGGCACGCGGCCTGGAAGGCGGAAGCCGCGCGGATCGAACGCATCCGCGAACGCCTCGCGCAGGCCGAGCGGGCCGAACGCATCTGGCCGCACCTCGAGGCCCTCGAACGCGCCCAGCAGGCCGTGCATCAGGCCGCGCGCGAGCTCGCCGAGACCGAGCGGCGCCTCAAAGCGGCCCGCACCCAACGCGACCGGCTCCTCGAAGCGTACGACCCCGCGGCGTTGGAACGCGTGAAGCTCCGCCAGGCGGAGCTCGAGCACCTGCGCGCGCAGGAGGAGCGGCTGTTGCGTTATGGCGGCGGCCTCGACCGCACGCACTCCGCCCCCCTGCCCTTTGACGAGGCGCGCGTGGAGGCGTTGCGCGAAGCGCAGGCCCGGTTCAGGGACCTCCAACAACTCAAGAAGAACCTGGGCCGCGCCCAGGCGCGCCTGGAGGAGGAGCGCCGGCAGCTTAACGCGCGCGAAGCGGAGCACGCCCGTCTCGCCGAGGAACTCGCCGCCCTCGAGCGGGAAGGCAAGGCCCTCCGCGCCCAGCACGAAACGGCCCGCGCGCGCCTGGAGGAAGCGCGCCAGCGCGCGGGCGTGCTCGCCTACCGCGCGCTGTTGCGGCCCGGCGAGCCCTGCCCCTTGTGCGGCCAGACGGTGCACCGCGTGCCCGAAGGGGGCGCGCCGGATCTGGACGCCCTGGAGCGCGCGGAACGCGAGGCCAAGGAGCGGCTTGAGGCCCTCCGGGAGGCGTACCTGACGTGCCGCGCTCGGCGGGACGCCCTCCAGGAAGGGTTACCGGCCGAACGGAACCGCGTTGAGGAGCTGGCGCGAGAGGTGGAGGAGTGGCAAGGGCAGGTTCGGGCGGTGGAGGCGGAGCTCGGCGTGTGGCCGGGCCCTGAAGCCGTCGCCGAGGAGCTCGAGCGGCGCCTCGCCGGCCTCGCGGCCGCGTTGCGCGAAGCTACGGACGGCCGCGGCGTGGCGGCGTACGCCCGCGCCCTCCAGGCGCAACGCGCCCGGCTCGAGGCGCAAGCGCAGCGCCTCGAGGCTTTGGCGCGCGAGCTGCAGGCGCTCGAGGAGCGGCACGGGCGGCTGGAGGAGGCGCGGCGCGAGCGGGAGCGCACCGCGGCGCAGCTGGAGGCCTCGGTCGAGGCGCTGTTGCGGGAGGGCGGGTTCGCGCATCCGGAGGAGGTGCGCGCGGCGCGCCTTGCGGACGAGGAGCGCCAGGCCTGGCTCGAGCGGGTGCAGGCGCACGAGCAGGAGGGCGTGTACCTCGAGGGTCGCCTCCGCGATCTGGAGCAAACCCTTGAAACGGACGATCCCGTGACGGAGGAGGCCGTGCGCGCGCAACGGCAGGCGGTGGAGGCGTTGCAGGCCCAGCTCCGCGCGTTGGGGCAGAAGCTCGGGGAGCGGCGCGCCGTGAAGGAGCGGATGGAGCAGGACCTCGAGCGCAAGCGCGCCCTCTTAGCGGAACGGGCGCGGCTGGTGAGTGCGGTGGATGTCTGGCAGCGCCTGGCCCAGGACCTCAAGGGCGGCAACTTCCCGGATTACCTGCTCAACCGCTACCAGGTGGGGCTGGTGCAGCGCGCTTCCGAACTCCTCAAAACCCTCTCCTCCGGCCGCTACCGGTTTCGCTTGCACGAGGGGGAGTACTACGTGGAGGACCTCTGGACCGAAGCGGTGCGCTCGGCCCGCACCCTCTCGGGCGGCGAGACCTTCCTCGCGAGCCTGTCGCTCGCCCTAGCGCTTTCCGAGCACCTCTCGCGCGGGCGTTTAGGGGCCTTGTTCCTCGACGAAGGGTTCGGTACCTTGGACCAGGAGACCCTCGAGCTCGCCGCGGGCGTGCTCGAGACGCTCCCTACCCAGGGGCGCTTGGTGGGGGTGGTCACGCACGTGATCGCCTTGGCTGAGCGCTTCCCGGCTCGGCTCGTGGTGGAGAAGCATCCTGCGGGGAGCCGCGTGCGTTGGGAAGCATGA
- a CDS encoding metallophosphoesterase family protein, with protein MRILHTADWHLGKTLKGVDRTPEIALALRELLEVVRSERVDLVIVAGDLFDRPVVSAEAEAAAFEFFLGLKELGVPALVIAGNHDARERLEALAPLLLLAGTTALGRVRLREDGGVYAFSWGRAALLPFLSERRLVKAVHLLEEDGGTWKGRYADGMRRVIQNLAAGFDPEGVNLLVAHLTVEGAHLRLGGGEFAFYVSNSYAVPATALPATAHYVALGHIHRQQQVAEAPVAWYAGSLIQLDFGEGEDAPRGALLVEVEPGRLPQVHALEARWGKPLRTYRMKLEHLDRRWDEVRDWPGYARLVLEGPGNPALRERIYRELPGVLDVQFTGSAEAQPVEAMARPEELDWLEAYAAYLRDVKGVELSEAQREAFKRVYEEVHGE; from the coding sequence ATGCGCATCCTGCACACCGCGGACTGGCACCTAGGCAAGACGCTCAAAGGGGTGGACCGCACCCCGGAGATCGCCCTGGCCCTCCGCGAACTGCTCGAGGTCGTCCGGAGCGAGCGCGTGGACCTCGTGATCGTGGCGGGGGACCTGTTTGACCGGCCCGTCGTCAGCGCGGAGGCTGAGGCTGCCGCCTTCGAGTTCTTCCTCGGCTTGAAGGAACTCGGGGTGCCGGCTTTGGTGATCGCGGGTAACCACGACGCGCGCGAGCGCCTGGAGGCCCTGGCCCCGCTCCTCTTGCTGGCGGGAACCACCGCGCTGGGGCGGGTGCGCCTCCGGGAGGACGGGGGCGTGTACGCCTTTTCGTGGGGGCGAGCGGCCCTCCTGCCCTTCCTGTCCGAGCGGCGCTTGGTGAAGGCGGTGCACCTCCTCGAGGAGGACGGCGGCACGTGGAAGGGCCGGTACGCGGACGGCATGCGCCGCGTGATCCAGAACCTCGCCGCGGGGTTCGACCCCGAGGGCGTGAACCTCCTCGTGGCGCACCTGACCGTGGAAGGCGCGCACCTCCGGCTTGGGGGCGGGGAGTTCGCCTTCTACGTCTCCAACAGCTACGCGGTGCCCGCCACCGCCCTGCCCGCCACGGCCCACTACGTGGCCCTCGGCCACATCCACCGCCAGCAGCAGGTCGCCGAAGCGCCCGTCGCCTGGTACGCTGGGAGCCTCATCCAACTGGACTTCGGTGAGGGAGAGGACGCGCCGCGTGGGGCGCTACTCGTAGAGGTGGAGCCAGGCCGGCTCCCGCAGGTGCACGCCCTCGAGGCGCGCTGGGGCAAGCCGTTGAGAACCTACCGCATGAAGCTCGAGCACCTCGACCGCCGCTGGGACGAGGTGCGGGACTGGCCGGGGTACGCGCGGCTGGTCCTCGAGGGCCCGGGCAACCCCGCTTTGCGCGAGCGCATCTACCGCGAGCTTCCGGGCGTGCTGGACGTGCAGTTCACGGGCAGCGCCGAGGCCCAACCGGTGGAGGCGATGGCGCGCCCGGAGGAGCTGGACTGGCTCGAGGCTTACGCGGCCTACCTCAGGGATGTGAAGGGCGTGGAGTTGAGCGAGGCGCAGCGAGAGGCGTTCAAGCGCGTGTACGAGGAAGTGCACGGGGAATAG